Proteins from a single region of Mustela erminea isolate mMusErm1 chromosome X, mMusErm1.Pri, whole genome shotgun sequence:
- the LOC116583015 gene encoding rho-related GTP-binding protein RhoG-like codes for MDSMDSKERMQTIKCVVVGDGAVGKTCLLISYTTNAFPEEYIPTVFDNYSAQTSVDGQIVSLNLWDTAGQEEYDRLRTLSYPQTNIFVICFSIGSPSSYANVRHKWHPEVSHHCPNVPVLLVGTKRDLRDDIETVKKLKEQSLVPTTPQQGTSLAKQVGAVKYLECSALMQYGVHEVFSEAVRAVLYPATKKNTKKCVLL; via the exons ATGGACTCCATG GACTCCAAGGAAAGAATGCAGACAATCAAATGTGTGGTTGTAGGAGATGGGGCTGTAGGTAAGACCTGCCTCCTCATCAGTTACACAACAAATGCCTTTCCTGAGGAGTATATCCCCACTGTCTTTGATAACTATAGTGCCCAGACGTCTGTGGATGGCCAGATCGTCAGCCTGAACCTGTGGGACACAGCTGGCCAAGAGGAGTATGACCGACTGCGAACTCTATCCTACCCCCAGACCAATatctttgtcatttgtttttccattggcAGCCCATCCTCGTATGCCAATGTGAGGCATAAGTGGCACCCTGAGGTCTCCCATCATTGCCCCAATGTACCTGTTCTGCTGGTAGGTACCAAGAGAGACCTGCGGGATGACATTGAGACAGTGAAGAAGCTGAAGGAACAGAGCCTAGTGCCCACAACTCCTCAGCAAGGCACTTCCCTGGCTAAGCAGGTGGGGGCTGTGAAGTATCTAGAATGTTCAGCCCTGATGCAGTATGGGGTGCACGAGGTATTTTCAGAAGCCGTCCGGGCTGTGCTTTACCCTGCCACAAAGAAGAACACCAAGAAGTGTGTCCTTTTATAG